A window from Actinomycetospora corticicola encodes these proteins:
- a CDS encoding aldolase/citrate lyase family protein: MRAELRFPARPAEADAAVLCLPMIETAEGLEAVEEIAAVPGVDGLYIGPSDLRLGLGGAAPDDPAYDDVFDRALERVRAACASAGIIAGIHTPSGAVASRRFAEGFTWCSVASDLTHLEEAARSHLGDARG; this comes from the coding sequence GTGCGGGCCGAGCTGCGCTTCCCGGCCCGGCCCGCGGAGGCCGACGCCGCCGTCCTGTGCCTGCCGATGATCGAGACGGCGGAGGGCCTCGAGGCGGTCGAGGAGATCGCCGCGGTGCCGGGCGTCGACGGGCTCTACATCGGTCCCTCCGACCTGCGCCTCGGCCTCGGCGGGGCCGCACCGGACGACCCGGCCTACGACGACGTCTTCGACCGGGCCCTCGAGCGGGTCCGGGCGGCGTGCGCGTCCGCGGGCATCATCGCCGGCATCCACACCCCCAGCGGCGCCGTCGCCTCCCGACGCTTCGCCGAGGGCTTCACCTGGTGCAGCGTCGCGAGCGACCTGACGCACCTGGAGGAGGCGGCGCGCAGCCACCTGGGCGACGCGCGGGGGTAG
- a CDS encoding prolyl oligopeptidase family serine peptidase, with translation MISGVETRRDPAVDVPEALFADPEAEARWRGRFTAARISVPDWARDAPERSVYSSNASGTWEVYAWDRASDTHRRVTDRPNGTRGATVSTDGAWIWWFDDTDGDEFGTWVREPFAPDVAKAVPAVEGAQRGYPAGLDLGTTTTAIGWSTDDGSTLAVQVGDADLRTVYTHTEDAGIGALSRDETLLAISHSEHGDSRHPAIRVLRLPGAEAVADLYDGEGKGLEPVEFAPVAGDPRLLVQHERRGRDELLVWNPLTGTETELDIDLPGDLSAGFYPDASALIVAHTRAGRTTLHRYDLESGELTDLPTARGSVGGADVRPDGSVEYGWSSAEQPSSVRVLRPDGTDEVLLTPPGDRPAPSVVLEDAWVPGPGGDVHALYSRPAGSTGPVPTLFMIHGGPQAADEDRYSAVRAVWLDAGFAVVHVNYRGSSGYGSSWRDAIEGHPGTTELEDVAAVQSWAVESGLADPAACVLEGWSWGGYLTLLGLGVQPERWAVGAAGVPVADYVAAYEDEMEPLRAFDRSLFGGSPTEVPERYRTASPLTYVDAVTAPVLVLAGENDPRCPIRQIDNYLDALAARGTPYAMVRYDAGHGSLVVSETLNHTAAEIAFVRRALGMSVPVAG, from the coding sequence ATGATCTCCGGTGTGGAGACCCGACGCGATCCCGCCGTGGACGTCCCCGAGGCCCTGTTCGCCGACCCGGAGGCCGAGGCGCGCTGGCGCGGGCGGTTCACCGCCGCCCGCATCTCGGTGCCGGACTGGGCCCGCGACGCCCCGGAGCGCAGCGTCTACTCCTCGAACGCCAGCGGCACCTGGGAGGTCTACGCCTGGGACCGGGCCTCCGACACCCACCGGCGGGTCACCGACCGTCCGAACGGCACCCGCGGCGCCACCGTGTCCACCGACGGCGCCTGGATCTGGTGGTTCGACGACACCGACGGCGACGAGTTCGGCACCTGGGTGCGGGAGCCGTTCGCCCCCGACGTCGCGAAGGCCGTCCCCGCCGTGGAGGGCGCGCAGCGCGGCTACCCCGCGGGCCTCGACCTCGGGACCACGACGACGGCGATCGGCTGGTCGACCGACGACGGCTCGACGCTGGCGGTGCAGGTCGGCGACGCCGACCTGCGCACCGTCTACACCCACACCGAGGACGCCGGGATCGGCGCGCTGTCGCGGGACGAGACCCTGCTCGCGATCTCGCACTCCGAGCACGGCGACTCCCGCCACCCGGCGATCCGGGTGCTCCGCCTGCCCGGCGCCGAGGCGGTGGCCGACCTGTACGACGGCGAGGGGAAGGGCCTCGAGCCGGTCGAGTTCGCCCCCGTCGCCGGGGACCCGCGGCTGCTCGTCCAGCACGAACGGCGCGGCCGGGACGAGCTGCTCGTCTGGAACCCGCTGACCGGGACCGAGACCGAGCTCGACATCGACCTGCCCGGGGACCTCTCGGCCGGCTTCTACCCCGACGCCTCGGCGCTGATCGTCGCCCACACCCGGGCCGGACGGACCACGCTGCACCGCTACGACCTGGAGAGCGGGGAGCTCACCGACCTCCCCACCGCCCGCGGGTCGGTCGGGGGCGCGGACGTGCGCCCGGACGGGTCGGTGGAGTACGGCTGGTCCTCGGCCGAGCAGCCGTCGAGCGTGCGGGTGCTGCGCCCGGACGGCACGGACGAGGTGCTGCTGACCCCGCCCGGGGACCGGCCCGCCCCGTCGGTGGTGCTGGAGGACGCCTGGGTGCCGGGACCGGGCGGCGACGTGCACGCGCTGTACTCGCGCCCGGCCGGCAGCACCGGCCCCGTGCCGACGCTGTTCATGATCCACGGCGGGCCGCAGGCGGCCGACGAGGACCGCTACTCCGCGGTGCGCGCGGTGTGGCTCGACGCGGGCTTCGCCGTCGTGCACGTCAACTACCGCGGCTCCTCCGGCTACGGCTCCTCGTGGCGCGACGCGATCGAGGGCCACCCGGGGACGACCGAGCTCGAGGACGTCGCGGCCGTGCAGTCGTGGGCCGTGGAGTCCGGGCTCGCCGACCCCGCCGCGTGCGTGCTCGAGGGCTGGTCCTGGGGCGGCTACCTGACGCTGCTCGGACTCGGCGTCCAGCCCGAGCGGTGGGCCGTGGGCGCAGCCGGTGTGCCGGTGGCGGACTACGTCGCTGCCTACGAGGACGAGATGGAGCCGCTGCGGGCGTTCGACCGGTCCCTGTTCGGAGGCTCGCCGACCGAGGTCCCGGAGCGCTACCGCACCGCCTCGCCGCTCACCTACGTGGACGCGGTCACCGCGCCGGTGCTGGTGCTGGCCGGCGAGAACGACCCGCGCTGCCCGATCCGCCAGATCGACAACTACCTGGACGCGCTCGCGGCGCGCGGCACGCCGTACGCGATGGTCCGCTACGACGCCGGGCACGGGTCGCTCGTGGTGTCCGAGACGCTGAACCACACGGCGGCCGAGATCGCGTTCGTCCGCCGGGCGCTCGGCATGTCGGTCCCGGTCGCGGGGTAG
- a CDS encoding carboxyl transferase domain-containing protein: MASDEGTTLRAVRRIAIVNRGEAAVRLIHAVRDINAERRGTDAEPIRTIALATDAEPAAMFVREADEVYALGAAADRPYLDHDRLVDALRATDADAVWVGWGFVAEDSGFAQRCADLGITFIGPSAEAMRRLGDKIGAKLLAEESGVPVAPWSGGAVESLDAALEAADAIGYPLMLKAAAGGGGRGIRTIRGADELRSAFQNTRDEARRAFGSDVVFLERLVTGARHVEVQVIADPHGTAWALGVRDCSIQRRNQKIIEESASPLLTVEQTDELKASAERLALRVGYCGAGTVEFLYHPGDKAFSFLEVNTRLQVEHPITEVTTGTDLVRLQIHVASGGRLTGTRPPEVGHAVEARLNAEDPDRDFTPSPGRIELLELPSGPGIRVDTGVSRGDVIPPDFDSMIAKIIASGRTRNEALARLRRAVSETAVVVEGGVTNKSFVLDLLDRPEVIDGSADTGWIDRVRAEGGLLEERHSGIALVSAAIEAYESEELVDVARLLETARGGRPQVGHRSARPFDLSLRGRSHRLEVSRIGAQRFRVTVVGGDGADDRVVHVTVHLLDDHHRRVVVGGQGHRVLSATHGPVHFVEVDGIAHRVSRDEGGVVRAPAPALVVAVPVAVGDEVAAGAPVLVLESMKMETQLHAPFAGVLRELHVSTGSQVETGTPLARLEPLEDPDAVVEEADPAAAELDLPAADADAGSALDDLVAVLLGYDVGPGEEGGWGTEAALARYLADRDARAAAGEDVHDAEIGLLAVFADFAELSRNRPADEEARAELRVHSPREYFHTYLQSLDAERGALPEMFTAKLRSVLAHYGVDDLTRTPQLERVVFRVFLAQGRSAPDLVIVTAILQRWLVEPAIDDDRAVGVRELLDRLVRAMQRRFPAVGDLARSVRYRWFDEPVVARERAAALEGVAAELASLDEHPEAPDREERIEALAATPERVVGLLADRLLAGVPVREPLLDVLTRRHYRGYDLDDLRTPTVADRPSVEADYVLDGRPTRLVSTVGTVAELTPDGPLATGLAERVAAHAPGQATVVDLYLAWPDAPEDAEACCAALRERLGATAFAHDVRRVAVAVCAPGRPVGYFTMRPTDDGGLVEDDLVRGVHPMVGRRLDLWRLRDFDIVRVDAPDDVLLYHATAKDNPSDQRLVALAQVRELAVVRDADGRVSSLPQVERAIADCVEGIRRVRAVRSSRAVPLDMNHVWLHIWPAIEAELEQVTAVRASIAPITSGAGIDEVLVSGRITTPEGTYPIAGRFYSQPGAGVQYSVGPPPTERLAPMDDYGQKVMRARRRNTVHPYEVLNVVAGDTGTIVEHDLDDGRLVPVYRAPGGNVAGIVVAVVTTPTDGYPEGVTRVVLAGDPTKALGAVSEPECSRIIAALDLAETMRVPVEWYALSAGARIAMQSGTENMDWVARGLKRIIEFTQAGGEIDIVVAGINVGAQPYWNAEATMLMHTKGILVMTPESAMVLTGKQSLDFSGGVSAEDNFGIGGYDRVMGPNGQAQYWAPDLGSARDIVLAHHEHTYVVPGEPGPRRLPTTDPVDRDITTAPHDSPDSTFTTIGEIFSPATNPDRKKAFDIRTVMRALADADHPTLERWAGMADADTAVVFDAHLGGHPVCLLGIESRSVPRRGFPPTDGPDTYTAGTLFPKSSKKAARAINAASGNRPVVVLANLSGFDGSPDSMRNIQLEYGAEIGRAVVNFDGPIVFCVISRYHGGAFVVFSKALNPRMTVLAVEGSFASVIGGAPAAAVVFAAEVDKRTEADPRVTELTEAVRAADEVDRAPIAARLREVRTAVRAEQLGAVAAEFDRVHSIHRAVEVGSVDAVISASEMRPRIIASLG, encoded by the coding sequence ATGGCGTCCGACGAAGGCACCACGCTCCGAGCCGTGCGACGGATCGCGATCGTCAACCGGGGTGAGGCGGCGGTCCGGCTCATCCACGCGGTCCGCGACATCAACGCCGAGCGCCGCGGCACGGACGCCGAGCCGATCCGCACGATCGCCCTCGCGACCGACGCGGAGCCGGCCGCGATGTTCGTCCGGGAGGCCGACGAGGTGTACGCGCTCGGCGCGGCCGCCGACCGCCCGTACCTGGACCACGACCGGCTCGTCGACGCGCTGCGCGCCACCGACGCCGATGCGGTGTGGGTGGGCTGGGGCTTCGTCGCGGAGGACTCGGGCTTCGCCCAGCGGTGCGCCGATCTCGGCATCACCTTCATCGGTCCGAGCGCCGAGGCGATGCGCCGGCTCGGCGACAAGATCGGCGCGAAGCTGCTGGCCGAGGAGTCCGGGGTCCCGGTCGCCCCGTGGAGCGGCGGCGCGGTGGAGTCGCTGGACGCGGCGCTCGAGGCGGCGGACGCCATCGGCTACCCGCTCATGCTCAAGGCGGCGGCGGGCGGCGGCGGTCGTGGCATCCGGACGATCCGGGGCGCGGACGAGCTGCGGTCGGCGTTCCAGAACACCCGCGACGAGGCCCGCCGGGCCTTCGGCAGCGACGTGGTGTTCCTCGAGCGGCTGGTCACCGGGGCGCGGCACGTCGAGGTGCAGGTCATCGCCGACCCGCACGGCACGGCGTGGGCGCTCGGGGTCCGCGACTGCTCGATCCAGCGCCGCAACCAGAAGATCATCGAGGAGTCGGCCTCCCCGCTGCTCACCGTCGAGCAGACCGACGAGCTCAAGGCGTCCGCGGAGCGGCTCGCGCTGCGGGTCGGCTACTGCGGCGCCGGGACCGTCGAGTTCCTCTACCACCCCGGGGACAAGGCGTTCTCGTTCCTCGAGGTCAACACCCGCCTCCAGGTCGAGCACCCGATCACCGAGGTCACCACCGGCACCGACCTGGTGCGCCTGCAGATCCACGTGGCGAGCGGCGGCCGGCTCACCGGCACGCGGCCCCCGGAGGTCGGGCACGCGGTCGAGGCCCGCCTGAACGCCGAGGACCCGGACCGGGACTTCACCCCCTCCCCGGGGCGCATCGAGCTGCTGGAGCTGCCGAGCGGGCCGGGCATCCGGGTCGACACCGGCGTCAGTCGCGGCGACGTCATCCCGCCGGACTTCGACTCGATGATCGCGAAGATCATCGCCTCCGGGCGGACCCGCAACGAGGCGCTCGCGCGGCTGCGGCGGGCGGTGTCGGAGACCGCGGTGGTGGTCGAGGGCGGCGTCACCAACAAGAGCTTCGTGCTCGACCTGCTCGACCGCCCCGAGGTGATCGACGGGTCGGCCGACACCGGCTGGATCGACCGGGTCCGCGCGGAGGGCGGTCTCCTCGAGGAGCGGCACTCCGGGATCGCCCTGGTCAGTGCCGCCATCGAGGCGTACGAGAGCGAGGAGCTGGTCGACGTCGCCCGGCTGCTCGAGACCGCGCGCGGCGGGCGACCGCAGGTGGGGCACCGCTCCGCGCGGCCGTTCGACCTGAGCCTGCGCGGCCGCAGCCACCGCCTCGAGGTCTCCCGCATCGGCGCGCAGCGCTTCCGCGTCACGGTGGTCGGCGGGGACGGGGCGGACGACCGCGTCGTGCACGTGACCGTCCACCTGCTCGACGACCACCACCGCCGCGTGGTGGTCGGCGGGCAGGGCCACCGGGTGCTCTCGGCGACCCACGGCCCGGTGCACTTCGTCGAGGTCGACGGGATCGCCCACCGGGTCAGCCGGGACGAGGGCGGCGTGGTGCGGGCCCCCGCCCCGGCGCTCGTGGTGGCGGTCCCGGTGGCCGTCGGCGACGAGGTCGCGGCCGGGGCGCCGGTCCTCGTGCTCGAGTCGATGAAGATGGAGACCCAGCTCCACGCGCCGTTCGCGGGCGTCCTGCGCGAGCTGCACGTGTCGACCGGCAGCCAGGTGGAGACCGGGACGCCGCTGGCCCGGCTCGAACCGCTCGAGGACCCGGACGCGGTCGTCGAGGAGGCCGACCCGGCCGCGGCCGAGCTGGACCTGCCCGCCGCGGACGCCGATGCGGGCAGCGCCCTCGACGACCTGGTCGCGGTGCTCCTCGGCTACGACGTCGGGCCGGGCGAGGAGGGCGGCTGGGGCACCGAGGCGGCGCTCGCCCGCTACCTGGCCGACCGCGACGCCCGCGCGGCGGCGGGGGAGGACGTCCACGACGCCGAGATCGGCCTGCTCGCGGTGTTCGCCGACTTCGCCGAGCTCTCGCGCAACCGGCCGGCCGACGAGGAGGCGCGGGCCGAGCTGCGGGTGCACAGCCCCCGCGAGTACTTCCACACCTACCTGCAGAGCCTCGACGCCGAGCGCGGGGCGCTGCCGGAGATGTTCACGGCGAAGCTGCGCAGCGTGCTCGCGCACTACGGCGTCGACGACCTCACCCGCACGCCGCAGCTCGAGCGCGTCGTGTTCCGGGTCTTCCTCGCCCAGGGCCGCTCCGCCCCCGACCTCGTGATCGTCACCGCGATCCTGCAGCGCTGGCTGGTGGAGCCCGCGATCGACGACGACCGGGCCGTCGGGGTGCGCGAGCTGCTCGACCGGCTGGTCCGCGCCATGCAGCGTCGCTTCCCCGCGGTCGGTGACCTGGCCCGCAGCGTCCGCTACCGCTGGTTCGACGAGCCCGTGGTCGCCCGGGAGCGGGCCGCGGCGCTCGAGGGGGTCGCCGCCGAGCTGGCCTCCCTCGACGAGCACCCCGAGGCCCCGGACCGCGAGGAGCGCATCGAGGCGCTCGCCGCGACCCCGGAGCGGGTCGTCGGGCTGCTCGCCGACCGGCTGCTCGCGGGCGTCCCGGTGCGTGAGCCGCTGCTCGACGTGCTCACGCGACGGCACTACCGCGGCTACGACCTGGACGACCTGCGCACGCCCACGGTCGCCGACCGCCCGTCGGTCGAGGCGGACTACGTCCTCGACGGCCGGCCGACGCGGCTCGTGTCGACGGTCGGCACCGTGGCCGAGCTGACGCCCGACGGGCCCCTGGCGACCGGGCTCGCCGAGCGCGTGGCGGCCCACGCCCCGGGCCAGGCGACGGTGGTCGACCTCTACCTCGCCTGGCCGGACGCGCCGGAGGACGCCGAGGCCTGCTGCGCCGCCCTGCGGGAGCGGCTCGGGGCGACCGCGTTCGCCCACGACGTGCGGCGGGTGGCCGTCGCCGTCTGCGCCCCCGGACGCCCGGTCGGCTACTTCACGATGCGGCCCACCGACGACGGCGGGCTCGTCGAGGACGACCTCGTGCGCGGGGTGCACCCCATGGTCGGGCGCCGGCTCGACCTGTGGCGGCTGCGCGACTTCGACATCGTCCGCGTCGACGCGCCGGACGACGTGCTGCTCTACCACGCGACGGCCAAGGACAACCCGTCCGACCAGCGGCTCGTGGCGCTCGCCCAGGTCCGGGAGCTCGCCGTCGTGCGGGACGCCGACGGCCGGGTGTCGTCGCTGCCCCAGGTCGAGCGGGCCATCGCGGACTGCGTCGAGGGCATCCGGCGGGTCCGCGCGGTCCGGTCCTCGCGGGCCGTCCCGCTGGACATGAACCACGTGTGGCTGCACATCTGGCCGGCGATCGAGGCCGAGCTGGAGCAGGTCACGGCGGTCCGGGCGAGCATCGCCCCGATCACCTCGGGCGCCGGGATCGACGAGGTCCTGGTGTCCGGGCGGATCACGACGCCCGAGGGCACCTATCCGATCGCCGGGCGCTTCTACTCCCAGCCGGGTGCGGGCGTGCAGTACTCGGTGGGCCCGCCGCCCACCGAGCGGCTCGCCCCGATGGACGACTACGGCCAGAAGGTGATGCGCGCCCGCCGTCGGAACACGGTGCACCCCTACGAGGTGCTGAACGTGGTCGCCGGCGACACCGGGACCATCGTCGAGCACGACCTCGACGACGGCCGCCTCGTCCCCGTGTACCGGGCGCCCGGCGGGAACGTCGCGGGCATCGTCGTCGCCGTCGTCACCACCCCCACCGACGGCTACCCCGAGGGCGTCACCCGCGTGGTCCTCGCGGGCGACCCGACGAAGGCGCTCGGTGCGGTCTCGGAGCCGGAGTGCTCGCGGATCATCGCGGCGCTCGATCTCGCGGAGACCATGCGCGTGCCGGTGGAGTGGTACGCGCTCTCGGCCGGCGCGCGGATCGCGATGCAGTCCGGCACCGAGAACATGGACTGGGTGGCGCGCGGCCTCAAGCGCATCATCGAGTTCACCCAGGCCGGCGGCGAGATCGACATCGTGGTCGCGGGCATCAACGTCGGCGCCCAGCCGTACTGGAACGCCGAGGCCACGATGCTCATGCACACCAAGGGCATCCTCGTGATGACGCCGGAGTCGGCGATGGTGCTGACCGGCAAGCAGTCCCTGGACTTCTCCGGCGGGGTCTCGGCCGAGGACAACTTCGGCATCGGCGGCTACGACCGCGTCATGGGGCCGAACGGCCAGGCGCAGTACTGGGCGCCGGACCTCGGCAGCGCCCGCGACATCGTGCTCGCCCACCACGAGCACACCTACGTCGTCCCCGGCGAGCCCGGACCGCGGCGCCTGCCGACCACCGACCCGGTCGACCGGGACATCACCACGGCCCCGCACGACTCGCCGGACTCGACGTTCACCACCATCGGCGAGATCTTCTCGCCCGCCACGAACCCGGACCGCAAGAAGGCCTTCGATATCCGCACCGTGATGCGGGCCCTCGCGGACGCCGACCACCCGACGCTCGAGCGGTGGGCGGGCATGGCCGACGCGGACACGGCGGTGGTGTTCGACGCCCACCTCGGCGGCCACCCGGTCTGCCTGCTCGGCATCGAGTCGCGGTCGGTGCCGCGGCGCGGCTTCCCGCCGACCGACGGCCCGGACACCTACACGGCGGGGACGCTGTTCCCGAAGTCGTCGAAGAAGGCCGCGCGGGCCATCAACGCGGCCAGCGGGAACCGGCCCGTCGTCGTGCTGGCGAACCTCTCGGGCTTCGACGGCTCCCCGGACTCGATGCGCAACATCCAGCTCGAGTACGGCGCCGAGATCGGCCGGGCGGTGGTCAACTTCGACGGCCCGATCGTGTTCTGCGTGATCTCGCGGTACCACGGCGGGGCGTTCGTGGTGTTCTCGAAGGCGCTGAACCCGCGGATGACGGTGCTGGCCGTGGAGGGCTCGTTCGCCTCGGTGATCGGCGGGGCGCCGGCCGCGGCCGTCGTGTTCGCCGCCGAGGTCGACAAGCGCACCGAGGCCGACCCGCGGGTCACCGAGCTGACCGAGGCGGTCCGGGCGGCCGACGAGGTCGACCGGGCGCCGATCGCGGCCCGGCTGCGCGAGGTCCGCACGGCGGTCCGGGCCGAGCAGCTGGGCGCGGTCGCCGCGGAGTTCGACCGGGTGCACAGCATCCACCGGGCGGTGGAGGTCGGATCGGTGGACGCCGTCATCTCGGCGAGCGAGATGCGTCCGCGCATCATCGCCTCGCTCGGCTGA
- a CDS encoding alpha/beta hydrolase, with the protein MLPAVESLGPDDGWPVLLIGGATWSRDWWDEIATAPLVRARARVVRYDHRDTGEAEHWPPGAPGYTGADLTADALGVLDDLGIASAHLVGLSMGGGIAQELALAHPDRVTGLTLIATTPVDPRVTGLPGPDPSLAPGPELDDPVEAIVEGERPCAGPGMFEEARVRAIARRVVARTRDLASAANHFLVIGDATGGPDDLSALGGLPVTVVHGSADPVFPLAHGRALADAVPGAELVVVEGMGHQLPPEREWEPVVGKVLSRARR; encoded by the coding sequence ATGTTGCCAGCGGTTGAGTCCCTCGGTCCCGACGACGGGTGGCCCGTGCTGCTCATCGGGGGCGCGACCTGGTCACGGGACTGGTGGGACGAGATCGCCACGGCACCGCTCGTCCGCGCCCGCGCCCGTGTGGTGCGCTACGACCACCGCGACACCGGCGAGGCGGAGCACTGGCCGCCCGGCGCGCCGGGCTACACCGGGGCGGACCTGACGGCCGACGCGCTCGGCGTGCTCGACGACCTCGGCATCGCGTCCGCGCACCTGGTCGGGCTGTCGATGGGTGGCGGGATCGCGCAGGAACTGGCCCTGGCGCACCCCGACCGCGTCACCGGGCTCACCCTGATCGCCACGACCCCCGTGGACCCGCGCGTCACCGGGCTCCCGGGCCCCGACCCGTCGCTCGCCCCCGGGCCGGAGCTCGACGACCCGGTGGAGGCGATCGTCGAGGGCGAACGGCCGTGCGCCGGCCCCGGGATGTTCGAGGAGGCCCGCGTCCGGGCCATCGCCCGTCGGGTCGTCGCCCGGACCCGCGACCTGGCGTCCGCGGCCAACCACTTCCTGGTGATCGGGGACGCGACGGGCGGGCCCGACGACCTGTCGGCGCTCGGCGGCCTCCCGGTCACCGTCGTGCACGGCAGCGCCGACCCGGTCTTCCCCCTCGCGCACGGGCGGGCCCTCGCCGACGCGGTCCCCGGTGCGGAGCTCGTCGTCGTCGAGGGCATGGGCCACCAGCTCCCGCCGGAGCGGGAGTGGGAGCCCGTCGTCGGGAAGGTCCTCAGCCGAGCGAGGCGATGA
- a CDS encoding enoyl-CoA hydratase, translating to MIETQAHDAVTELRIARPERRNALDTAHCRDLHAALDEAVAGGTRAVVLTGEGTAFCAGADLHTVGDAGFLDALYAMLQRIVAVEVPVIAAVQGPAIGAGTQLAVAADLRVCSPQAVFGLPTAALGLAVDPWTVRRLALLAGGGPARRMLLTCERLDVAAAAGLVDRTADDPRAAALAWAAEVAALAPLTLAYNKLAVNRLLEDPTDAETLDAVAAGFSACWASEDLAEGRRAREEKRAPRFVGR from the coding sequence GTGATCGAGACGCAGGCCCACGACGCGGTGACCGAGCTGCGGATCGCCCGCCCGGAGCGGCGCAACGCCCTGGACACCGCCCACTGCCGGGACCTGCACGCGGCGCTGGACGAGGCCGTGGCGGGCGGGACCCGGGCGGTGGTGCTGACCGGGGAGGGCACGGCGTTCTGCGCGGGCGCCGACCTGCACACCGTCGGCGACGCCGGGTTCCTCGACGCGCTCTACGCGATGCTGCAGCGGATCGTCGCGGTCGAGGTGCCGGTGATCGCCGCCGTGCAGGGGCCGGCGATCGGGGCGGGCACGCAGCTCGCCGTCGCCGCCGACCTGCGGGTCTGCTCGCCGCAGGCCGTCTTCGGGCTCCCGACCGCCGCGCTCGGGCTCGCCGTCGACCCGTGGACCGTCCGGCGGCTGGCCCTGCTCGCCGGAGGTGGCCCGGCCCGACGGATGCTGCTGACCTGCGAGCGGCTCGACGTCGCCGCGGCCGCGGGGCTCGTGGACCGCACCGCCGACGACCCCCGGGCGGCCGCCCTCGCGTGGGCGGCCGAGGTGGCGGCGCTCGCCCCGCTCACGCTCGCCTACAACAAGCTCGCGGTGAACCGGCTGCTCGAGGACCCGACCGACGCGGAGACCCTCGACGCCGTCGCCGCCGGGTTCAGCGCCTGCTGGGCCAGCGAGGACCTCGCCGAGGGACGCCGGGCCCGCGAGGAGAAGCGGGCCCCGCGGTTCGTCGGCCGGTGA